The following are encoded together in the Xanthomonas vesicatoria ATCC 35937 genome:
- a CDS encoding CheR family methyltransferase codes for MNTSTAITEQEFGRFQRFIFEAAGISISSGKKAMLCGRLGKRLREHQFNSYTQYLQLLESRQDREEIQTAIDLLTTNETYFFREPKHFDLLRRLAVDHRGGQPLRCWSAASSTGEEAYSMAMVLDDTLQGRAFEVVGTDISSRVVTKARSGHYALQRIDGIPQAYLKRYCLRGQGEYAGTLLVERRLRDRVKFVHANLNAALPMLGSFDVIFLRNVMIYFNGQTKREVILRVLANLKPGGHFCIGHSESLSELDIDLIQVAPSIFRKA; via the coding sequence ATGAACACCTCCACCGCCATTACCGAGCAGGAATTTGGCCGCTTCCAGCGTTTCATCTTCGAAGCCGCCGGCATCAGTATCTCGTCAGGCAAGAAGGCCATGCTGTGCGGACGGCTAGGCAAACGCCTGCGCGAGCACCAGTTCAACAGCTACACGCAATATTTGCAGCTGCTGGAAAGCCGGCAGGACCGCGAGGAAATCCAGACAGCGATCGACTTGCTCACCACCAACGAAACCTACTTCTTCCGCGAGCCCAAGCACTTTGACCTGCTGCGCCGCTTGGCCGTCGATCACCGTGGCGGGCAACCCTTGCGTTGCTGGAGCGCGGCCAGTTCCACCGGTGAAGAGGCTTACAGCATGGCAATGGTGCTGGACGACACGCTGCAAGGCCGCGCATTCGAGGTGGTCGGCACCGACATCAGCAGCCGCGTGGTGACCAAGGCCCGCAGCGGGCATTACGCCTTGCAACGCATCGACGGCATTCCGCAGGCCTATCTCAAGCGCTATTGCCTGCGCGGCCAGGGCGAATACGCCGGCACCCTGCTGGTAGAGCGTCGCCTGCGCGACCGGGTCAAGTTCGTGCATGCAAATCTCAACGCCGCGCTCCCGATGCTGGGCAGCTTCGATGTGATCTTCCTGCGCAACGTGATGATCTATTTCAACGGCCAGACCAAGCGTGAAGTGATCTTGCGCGTACTGGCCAACCTCAAACCGGGCGGACATTTTTGCATCGGCCATTCGGAAAGCTTGAGCGAGCTCGATATCGATCTCATCCAGGTGGCACCGTCGATCTTCCGCAAAGCCTGA
- a CDS encoding protein-glutamate methylesterase/protein-glutamine glutaminase: protein MSQGSTVSTAFNRPVPQSQTIKAMVVDDSAVVRQVLVGVLNDAHGIEVIATAADPLLAIEKMRQQWPDVIVLDVEMPRMDGITFLRKIMSERPTPVVICSTLTEKGARVTMDALAAGAVAVVTKPRLGLKQFLTESADELVATVRSAARANVKRLAARVTAAPLEAEVKHTADVILPAQTGRALAQTTERIVAIGTSTGGTQALEEVLTALPRVCPGIVIVQHMPEKFTAAFAARLNGLCQIAVKEAANNDRVMPGRALIAPGGKHLLLRRSGAQYFVEVLEGPPVNRHRPSVDVLFRSAARAAGSNALGIIMTGMGDDGAAGLLEMRQAGARTVAQDEHTSIVFGMPKEAIKRGGADRILPLGAMAREIVTQLQ from the coding sequence CTGAGTCAGGGATCCACCGTGTCCACAGCGTTCAACCGCCCCGTTCCGCAGTCCCAGACCATCAAGGCGATGGTCGTCGATGATTCGGCGGTGGTGCGCCAGGTGTTGGTGGGCGTGCTCAACGACGCGCACGGCATCGAGGTGATCGCCACTGCCGCAGACCCGCTGCTGGCCATCGAAAAGATGCGTCAGCAGTGGCCGGACGTGATCGTGCTCGATGTGGAAATGCCACGCATGGACGGCATCACCTTCCTGCGCAAGATCATGAGCGAGCGACCCACTCCGGTAGTGATCTGCTCCACGCTCACCGAAAAAGGCGCCCGCGTCACCATGGATGCGCTGGCCGCCGGCGCCGTGGCAGTGGTGACCAAGCCGCGCCTGGGCTTGAAGCAATTCCTCACCGAGTCGGCCGACGAACTGGTCGCCACCGTGCGTAGCGCTGCGCGCGCCAACGTCAAACGCCTTGCCGCGCGCGTCACTGCCGCGCCGCTGGAGGCCGAAGTCAAGCACACCGCTGATGTCATCCTTCCTGCGCAGACCGGGCGTGCCTTGGCACAGACCACCGAACGCATCGTGGCCATCGGCACCTCCACCGGTGGTACCCAGGCGCTGGAAGAGGTGCTCACCGCCTTGCCGCGCGTGTGTCCGGGCATCGTGATCGTGCAGCACATGCCGGAGAAATTCACCGCTGCGTTTGCCGCACGCCTCAATGGGCTGTGCCAGATCGCCGTGAAGGAAGCTGCCAACAACGACCGCGTGATGCCGGGACGCGCCTTGATCGCGCCCGGCGGCAAACACCTGCTGCTGCGTCGTAGTGGCGCGCAATATTTCGTCGAAGTGCTGGAAGGCCCGCCGGTCAATCGGCATCGCCCTTCGGTGGATGTGCTGTTCCGCTCTGCCGCGCGTGCGGCCGGCAGCAATGCGCTGGGCATCATCATGACCGGGATGGGCGACGATGGCGCCGCCGGCCTGCTAGAAATGCGCCAGGCCGGTGCGCGCACGGTGGCCCAGGACGAACACACCAGCATCGTGTTCGGCATGCCAAAAGAAGCGATCAAACGTGGCGGCGCGGACCGCATCCTGCCGCTGGGCGCCATGGCGCGGGAGATCGTGACGCAGTTGCAGTAG
- a CDS encoding phospholipase D family protein: MTKRNVFKWFGIGMLVLVVGSVLSLYGYGRFADRQRGTMSHALPATAMVTPIDQAVAPLQQVHARQTGMVILSDNIDAFAVRALTARAAGRSLDLQYYIWHADFTGNLLHNELLRAADRGVRVRLLLDDMNIHGSDSVLAALDSHPMIEIRLFNPTRAREGTLMRGVEMVLRMFSINRRMHNKAWIADGRIAVVGGRNVGDEYFDAARDTNFMDMDAAVMGPTVQQAERNFDAYWNSPNALPLAALVTARPQALEALRGSLDAGMASARAHPYVERLRRSPSVRELMHGDRPVHWLEHARIVSDPPEKADGAEPQAHWMTPVLIGEMAHAQRELKVISPYFVPGEEGMRWIGDLRRHTVRVSILTNSLAANDVVAVHSGYADYRVPLLQQGVCLHELKAMGKPDGSLFGSSGASLHTKAFVVDDTRGFIGSFNLDPRSMNLNTEMGLLFEDRTVTAELERLYNHKVSAPVSYRVALEQGELRWHDDAARPPRVWTREPEASVWRRSAAKVLGWLPLDSQL, encoded by the coding sequence GTGACAAAGCGTAACGTCTTCAAATGGTTCGGTATCGGCATGCTGGTGCTCGTGGTGGGTAGCGTGCTGTCGCTGTACGGCTATGGCCGTTTTGCCGACCGCCAACGCGGAACGATGAGCCACGCGCTGCCGGCCACCGCCATGGTCACGCCGATCGACCAGGCGGTTGCGCCGTTGCAGCAGGTACATGCCAGACAGACCGGCATGGTGATCCTGTCCGACAACATCGATGCGTTTGCGGTACGTGCGCTCACCGCGCGTGCGGCAGGGCGCAGCCTGGATCTGCAGTACTACATCTGGCATGCCGACTTCACCGGCAACCTGTTGCATAACGAGCTGCTACGCGCGGCCGACCGTGGTGTGCGCGTGCGGCTGCTGCTGGACGACATGAATATCCACGGCAGCGACTCGGTGCTGGCGGCGCTCGACAGCCACCCGATGATCGAAATTCGCCTGTTCAATCCCACCCGCGCGCGCGAAGGCACACTGATGCGCGGGGTGGAGATGGTGCTGCGCATGTTCAGCATCAACCGCCGCATGCACAACAAGGCCTGGATCGCCGATGGACGCATAGCGGTCGTGGGTGGCCGCAACGTGGGCGACGAATACTTCGATGCTGCGCGCGATACCAACTTCATGGACATGGATGCGGCCGTGATGGGGCCGACGGTGCAGCAGGCCGAGCGCAATTTCGATGCGTACTGGAACAGCCCGAACGCATTGCCGCTGGCCGCGCTGGTGACCGCCAGGCCGCAGGCACTGGAAGCGCTGCGTGGCAGCCTGGATGCGGGCATGGCCTCGGCGCGCGCGCACCCGTATGTGGAGCGTTTGCGGCGTTCGCCAAGTGTGCGCGAACTCATGCATGGTGATCGTCCGGTACATTGGCTCGAGCATGCGCGCATTGTCTCTGATCCGCCTGAAAAGGCCGATGGCGCGGAGCCCCAAGCGCACTGGATGACGCCGGTGTTGATCGGCGAGATGGCGCATGCGCAGCGCGAGTTGAAAGTGATTTCGCCGTACTTCGTGCCGGGCGAGGAGGGCATGCGCTGGATCGGCGATCTGCGTCGGCACACGGTGCGGGTCAGCATTCTGACCAATTCGCTGGCGGCCAACGATGTGGTGGCCGTGCACAGCGGCTATGCCGATTATCGCGTGCCGCTCCTGCAGCAAGGTGTGTGCCTGCATGAGCTCAAGGCGATGGGCAAGCCGGATGGAAGCCTGTTCGGGTCCAGCGGCGCGAGCCTGCACACCAAGGCATTTGTGGTGGACGACACGCGTGGTTTCATCGGCTCGTTCAACCTCGACCCGCGCTCGATGAATCTGAACACCGAGATGGGCTTGCTGTTCGAGGACCGCACCGTCACCGCGGAGCTTGAGCGCCTGTACAACCACAAGGTCAGTGCGCCGGTGAGTTATCGGGTCGCTCTGGAACAGGGCGAGTTGCGCTGGCACGACGATGCGGCGCGGCCGCCACGCGTCTGGACGCGCGAGCCGGAGGCCAGTGTCTGGCGTCGGAGTGCGGCGAAGGTGCTTGGGTGGCTACCGTTGGATTCGCAGCTGTAA
- a CDS encoding M13 family metallopeptidase, with protein MKSSKFAPLSLAVTIAVTLSACGASEDTAKAAPETRAAPTRVDVSKLDAPIVAFGNGDLDPSINACQDLNGFVNAKWLKANPVPSDRSSWGSFEVLAERSLTIQHALVEQLARGNLSAGSVDAKIADLWRTGSDEAAIDKAGIAPLQPQLKAIDALTDAPAIAAWLRDSYAQGQGFVFSFGANADYKNSEQMIAYAGQGGLGLPEKGYYTDPAQAKIREQYVAYIARVLELSGIPAAQAATQAKAVMAFETRLAAASLSRIELRDPAKRYNPVDVAGANAVTPHFDWKAFFTTLKVPAGTFSLSQPGYFAELDAMLADTPVDPWKAYLRFHSIDEAAPYLAKPFEQANFDFYSKTLRGQQDMLPRWKRTLNAVNEAMGEALGQLYVQSAFPAESKEQMQQLVQNLSVALKARLEKLDWMSAQTKQRALEKWASFTPKIGYPDQWRDWSGLETRGDGFLANMQAAQAFNYRYMLDKIGKPVDKREWHMTPQTVNAYYNATRNEIVFPAAILQPPFFDPKADPALNYGGIGAVIGHEMMHGYDDSGSQFDAKGNFDTWWTDADRKLFTQRTDQLVAQFDGYEATPGVHVKGKLTLGENIGDLGGLTVAYDALQMALKEQPQANKDIDGHSQDQRFFMNWATVWRRNFTDGELRVRLNTDPHAPANFRANGAPSNMPVFAQAFHCKPGDAMVRADKDRVAIW; from the coding sequence ATGAAGTCGAGCAAGTTCGCGCCGCTGTCGCTTGCCGTGACCATCGCGGTCACGCTGTCGGCCTGTGGTGCCTCCGAGGATACCGCCAAGGCAGCGCCCGAGACCCGGGCCGCGCCGACGCGTGTAGATGTCTCCAAGCTGGACGCGCCGATCGTGGCGTTTGGCAATGGCGACCTGGATCCGTCCATCAATGCATGTCAGGACCTCAATGGGTTCGTCAACGCCAAGTGGCTCAAGGCGAACCCAGTGCCGTCCGATCGCAGCAGCTGGGGCAGCTTCGAAGTGCTCGCCGAGCGGTCGTTGACCATCCAGCACGCACTGGTGGAGCAGTTGGCACGCGGCAATCTGTCGGCCGGCTCGGTGGATGCAAAGATTGCCGACTTGTGGCGGACCGGCTCGGACGAGGCGGCCATCGACAAGGCCGGCATCGCCCCGCTGCAGCCGCAGTTGAAGGCCATCGATGCGCTGACCGACGCGCCAGCCATCGCAGCGTGGCTGCGCGACAGCTACGCGCAGGGCCAGGGCTTCGTGTTCTCGTTCGGTGCCAATGCCGACTACAAGAATTCCGAGCAGATGATCGCCTACGCGGGGCAGGGCGGTCTGGGCCTGCCCGAGAAGGGCTATTACACCGATCCGGCGCAGGCCAAGATCCGTGAGCAGTACGTGGCCTATATCGCGCGCGTGCTGGAGTTGTCCGGCATTCCCGCCGCGCAGGCGGCCACGCAAGCCAAGGCGGTAATGGCGTTCGAGACCCGCCTGGCCGCCGCCTCGCTCTCGCGCATCGAGTTGCGCGACCCGGCCAAGCGCTACAACCCGGTCGATGTGGCCGGTGCCAATGCAGTGACGCCGCATTTCGACTGGAAGGCGTTCTTCACCACGCTCAAGGTGCCGGCTGGCACCTTTTCGCTGAGCCAACCGGGCTACTTCGCCGAGCTTGATGCAATGCTTGCCGACACGCCGGTGGACCCCTGGAAGGCGTACCTGCGCTTCCACAGCATCGACGAGGCGGCGCCGTATCTGGCCAAGCCGTTCGAGCAGGCCAATTTCGATTTCTATTCGAAGACGCTGCGCGGCCAGCAGGACATGCTGCCGCGCTGGAAGCGCACCTTGAATGCGGTCAACGAGGCAATGGGCGAGGCATTGGGCCAGCTGTATGTGCAGTCCGCATTTCCGGCAGAATCGAAGGAGCAGATGCAGCAGCTAGTGCAGAATCTGTCGGTCGCCTTGAAGGCACGGCTGGAAAAGCTGGATTGGATGAGTGCGCAGACCAAGCAGCGTGCGCTGGAAAAGTGGGCAAGCTTCACGCCCAAGATCGGATACCCGGATCAATGGCGTGACTGGTCGGGCCTGGAGACGCGCGGCGATGGATTCCTGGCCAACATGCAGGCCGCTCAGGCATTCAACTACCGCTACATGCTGGACAAGATCGGCAAGCCGGTCGACAAGCGCGAGTGGCATATGACCCCGCAGACGGTCAATGCGTACTACAACGCCACCCGCAACGAGATCGTGTTCCCGGCGGCGATCTTGCAGCCGCCGTTCTTCGACCCCAAGGCCGACCCGGCGCTCAATTACGGCGGCATCGGCGCGGTGATCGGCCACGAGATGATGCACGGCTACGATGACTCCGGCAGCCAGTTCGATGCCAAAGGCAACTTCGACACATGGTGGACCGACGCGGACCGCAAGCTGTTTACCCAGCGCACCGATCAATTGGTCGCGCAGTTCGATGGCTATGAAGCGACCCCCGGCGTGCACGTTAAAGGCAAACTGACCCTGGGCGAGAACATCGGCGACCTGGGCGGCCTGACGGTGGCTTACGACGCCTTGCAGATGGCATTGAAAGAGCAGCCGCAGGCCAACAAGGACATCGACGGTCATTCGCAGGATCAGCGCTTTTTCATGAACTGGGCAACCGTGTGGCGCCGCAACTTCACTGATGGCGAACTGCGTGTGCGCTTGAACACCGACCCGCATGCACCGGCAAATTTCCGCGCCAACGGCGCGCCGTCGAACATGCCGGTATTTGCGCAGGCGTTTCACTGCAAACCCGGCGATGCGATGGTGCGTGCGGACAAGGATCGCGTGGCAATCTGGTAA
- the gpmA gene encoding 2,3-diphosphoglycerate-dependent phosphoglycerate mutase yields MTRKLVLLRHGQSQWNLDNRFTGWVDVELTEQGRQEAMAAGKLMKDEGLQFDVAHTSVLKRAIHTLQGALKELDQDWLPVSKSWRLNERHYGGLQGLDKAETAAKHGEEQVKIWRRSYDIPPPAMDVNDPGHPCHDRRYATLDRNALPGTESLATTLVRVLPYWHDAIAPQLKAGQTVLVTAHGNSLRALYKYLNDVSNEQILELNIPTGIPLLFELDDNLQVRSFRYLGDPEAAKRAAEAVANQGKAK; encoded by the coding sequence GTGACCCGCAAACTCGTACTGCTGCGCCATGGCCAGAGCCAATGGAATCTGGACAACCGTTTCACCGGCTGGGTGGATGTGGAACTCACCGAGCAGGGCCGGCAGGAAGCCATGGCGGCCGGCAAGCTGATGAAGGACGAAGGGCTGCAGTTCGATGTTGCCCACACTTCGGTGCTCAAGCGCGCCATCCATACGCTGCAGGGCGCATTGAAGGAACTCGATCAGGACTGGCTGCCGGTGTCCAAGAGTTGGCGCCTCAACGAGCGGCATTACGGCGGTCTGCAAGGCTTGGACAAGGCCGAAACCGCGGCCAAGCATGGCGAAGAGCAGGTCAAGATCTGGCGCCGCTCGTATGACATCCCGCCGCCGGCGATGGACGTCAACGATCCGGGGCACCCGTGCCACGACCGTCGCTACGCCACGCTGGATCGCAACGCATTGCCGGGCACGGAGTCGCTGGCAACCACGCTGGTGCGCGTGTTGCCCTACTGGCACGATGCGATCGCGCCGCAGTTGAAGGCTGGGCAGACCGTGCTGGTGACCGCGCACGGCAACTCGCTGCGCGCGCTGTACAAGTACCTCAACGACGTGTCCAACGAGCAGATCCTGGAGCTCAACATCCCCACCGGTATTCCGTTGTTGTTCGAACTGGACGACAACCTTCAGGTGCGCAGCTTCCGTTACCTGGGCGACCCGGAAGCGGCCAAGCGCGCTGCAGAAGCGGTGGCCAATCAGGGTAAGGCGAAGTAG
- the nfi gene encoding deoxyribonuclease V (cleaves DNA at apurinic or apyrimidinic sites), giving the protein MSNIARVFADWDGSAAQARQLQQQLAHRVVLQDQVAAAPQLLAGFDVGFEDDGQTTRAAAVLLDATTLLPLETHVARVPTSMPYVPGLLSFRELPALLQALALLSRTPDLVFVDGQGIAHPRKLGIAAHFGVVTGLPSIGVAKQRLAGRFVDPGPERGEHSRILLGGTQIGWALRSKPRCNPLIVSPGHRVSMQGALDWTVRTLRGYRLPEPTRLADRLASRRGEVVLQGTGPGTLF; this is encoded by the coding sequence ATGTCGAACATCGCTCGCGTATTCGCCGATTGGGACGGCAGCGCCGCACAGGCGCGACAGTTGCAGCAGCAACTGGCACACCGCGTGGTCTTGCAAGACCAAGTCGCCGCAGCGCCGCAACTGCTGGCCGGTTTCGATGTGGGCTTCGAAGACGATGGCCAGACCACGCGCGCCGCCGCCGTGCTGCTGGATGCAACGACCTTGCTCCCGTTGGAAACGCATGTGGCCCGCGTGCCCACCTCGATGCCCTATGTGCCGGGCCTGCTCAGCTTTCGCGAATTGCCGGCGTTGCTGCAGGCGCTGGCACTGCTGTCGCGTACCCCGGACCTGGTGTTTGTCGACGGCCAGGGCATCGCGCATCCGCGCAAGCTCGGCATTGCTGCGCACTTCGGCGTGGTGACGGGGTTGCCGAGCATCGGCGTGGCCAAGCAACGGTTGGCCGGCCGCTTTGTCGACCCCGGCCCGGAGCGCGGCGAGCATAGCCGCATCCTGCTCGGCGGCACGCAGATCGGCTGGGCATTACGCAGCAAGCCGCGCTGCAATCCGTTGATCGTCTCGCCCGGGCATCGCGTCTCGATGCAAGGCGCACTCGACTGGACCGTGCGCACACTGCGCGGCTATCGCCTGCCCGAACCCACCCGCCTGGCCGATCGGCTGGCCTCGCGGCGCGGCGAGGTCGTCCTGCAAGGGACCGGGCCAGGCACACTGTTTTGA
- a CDS encoding pirin family protein, which yields MTTLIVPRVHDIGGLQVRRAVPTLQARSVGPFVFVDHMGPAVLEPEHGIDVRPHPHIGLATVTFLWAGEIGHRDTLGSDQVIRPGDVNWMTAGRGIAHSERTPGPERAREHALHGMQTWIALPRSAEETAPAFHHHAAASLPQQRRDGVWLRVIAGRAYGEESPVQVFSGTLNVALDLAPDAEIDLDTGHAERALYILEGEAQLDGADVPSRHLIVPSPGARGRLRAKTPLKAMLLGGEPLDGPRHLWWNFVSSSKERIEQAKDDWQAGRFGSIPGDDKEFIPLPETPAPNPVNYP from the coding sequence ATGACCACGCTGATCGTCCCACGCGTCCACGACATCGGCGGGCTGCAAGTGCGTCGCGCCGTGCCCACCTTGCAGGCGCGCAGCGTGGGCCCGTTCGTGTTCGTCGACCATATGGGCCCGGCCGTGCTGGAGCCGGAGCACGGCATCGACGTGCGCCCGCACCCGCATATCGGCCTGGCCACGGTGACCTTCCTGTGGGCGGGCGAGATCGGCCATCGCGACACGCTCGGCTCTGATCAGGTGATCCGCCCAGGCGACGTCAACTGGATGACTGCCGGCCGCGGTATCGCCCACTCCGAACGCACGCCCGGCCCCGAGCGCGCGCGCGAACATGCACTGCATGGCATGCAGACCTGGATCGCGCTGCCGCGCTCTGCAGAAGAAACCGCACCGGCCTTCCACCATCACGCCGCCGCGAGCCTGCCGCAGCAGCGTCGCGATGGCGTGTGGCTGCGCGTGATCGCCGGCCGCGCCTATGGCGAAGAATCGCCGGTGCAGGTGTTCAGCGGCACCCTCAATGTGGCGCTGGATCTGGCCCCGGATGCCGAGATCGATCTGGACACCGGACACGCCGAGCGCGCGCTGTATATTTTGGAAGGCGAAGCGCAGCTGGATGGTGCCGACGTGCCGTCGCGCCACCTGATCGTGCCCTCGCCCGGCGCGCGCGGGCGCCTGCGCGCCAAGACACCGCTCAAGGCCATGCTGCTCGGCGGCGAGCCGCTGGATGGCCCGCGTCACCTGTGGTGGAACTTCGTGTCCAGCTCCAAGGAGCGCATCGAACAGGCCAAGGACGACTGGCAGGCCGGGCGCTTCGGCAGCATCCCCGGTGACGACAAGGAGTTCATCCCGCTGCCGGAAACGCCGGCACCCAATCCGGTCAATTACCCCTGA
- a CDS encoding pirin family protein — MSTTTTTAAHVLRTIRGLPTSDGAGVKLTRVIGTQQLPELDPFLMLDEFGTEKAEDYIGGFPSHPHRGFETVTYMLDGRMRHKDNHGNEGLLTPGSVQWMTAGRGLIHSEMPEQESGRMRGFQLWVNLPARDKMTKPKYQEYAPDHIPVAQPAPGVTVKVIAGAVGEVIGPILQPATSPVYLDIALEPNVEWDYLLPGGHNAFAYAFEGDVAMGEGDAARRLPAQELAVLGGGERLTLRAGAQGAQLILVAGRPLNEPVMRHGPFVMNTKQELMQAFVDFQEGRF; from the coding sequence ATGAGCACCACCACCACGACAGCGGCGCATGTGCTGCGCACCATCCGCGGCCTGCCGACCTCCGACGGCGCCGGCGTCAAGCTGACCCGCGTCATCGGCACCCAGCAGCTGCCGGAGTTGGACCCGTTTCTGATGCTCGACGAGTTCGGCACCGAAAAGGCCGAGGACTACATCGGCGGTTTTCCGAGCCATCCGCATCGCGGCTTCGAGACGGTGACCTACATGCTCGACGGGCGGATGCGGCACAAGGACAACCACGGCAACGAAGGCCTGCTGACCCCGGGCAGCGTGCAGTGGATGACCGCCGGCCGCGGCCTGATCCATTCGGAAATGCCGGAGCAGGAATCCGGGCGCATGCGCGGCTTTCAGCTGTGGGTGAACCTGCCGGCGCGCGACAAGATGACCAAGCCCAAGTACCAGGAATACGCGCCCGACCATATCCCGGTGGCGCAGCCGGCGCCTGGCGTGACGGTCAAGGTGATTGCCGGTGCGGTGGGCGAGGTGATCGGTCCGATCCTGCAACCTGCAACCAGCCCGGTGTACCTGGATATCGCCTTGGAACCGAATGTGGAGTGGGATTACCTGCTGCCCGGCGGCCACAACGCGTTTGCGTATGCGTTTGAAGGCGACGTTGCAATGGGCGAGGGCGATGCTGCGCGCAGGCTGCCTGCGCAGGAACTGGCGGTGCTGGGCGGCGGCGAGCGGCTAACGCTGCGCGCTGGTGCGCAGGGCGCGCAGCTGATCCTGGTAGCGGGCCGGCCCCTCAACGAGCCGGTGATGCGGCATGGCCCGTTCGTGATGAACACCAAGCAGGAATTGATGCAGGCGTTCGTCGACTTCCAGGAGGGGCGGTTCTGA